The DNA sequence AGGCCTGTGCTGAGCATCAGCATGATGAATCTGTGGCGCTGCACTGCTCCGCCGATCCCGGTGGCCACATCATCCCCAAGCTCCTGGATGTTCAGGTTGCGGGCAAATATCATAGCCAGTGCCGATAATAGGATGATCCATGGGACAATAATTTTAACATTATCCCAATTCGATCCGTGGACAGTACCCGTGATCCATATATTGGCCTGTGAAGCCTGGTGGATGGGGCCAAGGATCATCATCAGATTAGTAAGCGCCTGGGTGAGGGTGGATATCCCTATTCCGATCAGCACAAGCCTGATTGGTGATGATCCATTTTTCCATGCCAGAAGATAGACAAGGAAAGCAATGGCGGCAGCGCCTGCGAAAGCGGCAACAGGCATCCATTCTATACTTACGGTCAAGGCATTATTATCATCACTGAATATCGCCAGGAAAGCCACAACGGCGACAGATGCGCCTCCGGTGATCCCGATGATGTCAGGTGAAGCAAGCGGGTTCCTGATCATCCCCTGAAGAATGCCCCCGGCAACAGCAAGCCCTATTCCCACCATAAGGGCAACAATAATTCTTGGCAGGCGGAAGTTCTTGATGACCAGCTGCTCCATATTCGTCCCTCCGCCAAAAAGGACCTGCAGCACTTTGAGCGGATTTATTTTCATCTCCCCCGTGCCTGTGCTGAAAAGAAAGACAAGGAAAGCAGCG is a window from the Bacillus infantis NRRL B-14911 genome containing:
- a CDS encoding FecCD family ABC transporter permease is translated as MSKYMNFRIFKGRISFLADRKSLFTIIILAAAAFLVFLFSTGTGEMKINPLKVLQVLFGGGTNMEQLVIKNFRLPRIIVALMVGIGLAVAGGILQGMIRNPLASPDIIGITGGASVAVVAFLAIFSDDNNALTVSIEWMPVAAFAGAAAIAFLVYLLAWKNGSSPIRLVLIGIGISTLTQALTNLMMILGPIHQASQANIWITGTVHGSNWDNVKIIVPWIILLSALAMIFARNLNIQELGDDVATGIGGAVQRHRFIMLMLSTGLIGGSVAFAGGIGFVGLMAPHIARRLVGSSFGALLPTAGLIGGILVMAADLIGRTLFSPLEIPAGVFTASIGAPYFIYLLFKTRNG